Part of the Streptomyces sp. NBC_01264 genome, CAACGCCGAGATGATGGTGCGGAATTCACCGACCAGGGGATGGTCGGGATGGGCTTCGGAGAATATGCGTTCCCCGTAGAGCGCGGCCATTTCCGGAACATAGGGAAGGATTCCGGCCAACGGCGTACGGTAGACCTCCTCGGCCCGCCGCCGGGCGGCCTCCCGGTCGATGCCCTCGGGCGCCATGCTCATCACCAGGGTCCGCCGGCAGGCGAGCCGGCCGGTCAGGGCGATGGTCTCCTCGACGCCGAGGAGGTCGACCCGGTCGGCCCGGGCCATGATCAGCAGGACGTCGGCGCTCGCCATCGCGGTGACCGACTCGTTGTTGAGCCCGGCGTGGGTGTCGAGCAGCAGGACGTCCAGGGAGTGGGTCACGGCCAGCCGGTCGAAGCCCTCGGGCAGCAGCCCCACGTCGTAGCCGGTGGTCATGAGTTCCCGCAGCGCCGCCGTCCCGGTCCGCGCCGGTACGACGTACAGGCTGCGGCCGCAGCTCGTGGCGACCTCCTGGGCGGCGGCCTCGATCTCGCACCGGCCGAGCAGGTAGTCGGCCAGGGACGGGCCGGGGCGGAGCCGGAAGAGCAGGTCCAGGGTGGGCGACTGGATGTCCGTGTCGATCACCCCCACCCGGCGCCCCTCGCCCGCCAGGAGCAGGGCCAGGTTCGCCAGTACCGAGGACTTTCCGGTACCGCCGCGGTACGAGTGCACCACGATGGTCCGGGTCATCAGGCGACGACCTGGCGATCGGCCCCGCCCGCGTGCGGCCCCCGCGCCGCGCGTGGCCGGTGCAGGGCCAGCATGGTGACGTCGTCGTGCTGTTCGGCTGTTCCGGTGTGTTCGCGTACCGCGGTGTCCATCCGGTCGACCACCTCCCTGCCGCTGACCGGGGGGCCGGACAGCAGCTGCAGCATCCGCTCGTCGCCGAGGAAACCGCCGCTGGGGCAGCGCGCCTCGGGCACTCCGTCGGTGAACACGAAGAGCGTGTCACCCGGGTCCAACTGGGCGTAGCCAAGCGTGTACACACAGTCCGGAAGTACTCCGACGGCGGGGCCCGTGACCTCCAGCGCGCGGGGCTCGCCACCGTCCGCGTCCAGCAGCAGCGGCGGGTTGTGGCCGCCGTTGATGTAGACGAGGGATCCGGTGAGCGGGTCGAGCACCCCGAAGAAGAGGGTGGCGAAATAGCCCTGCCGCAGGTGGTTGCGGGTCAGGTAGCCGTTGGTGGCGGTGACCGCGTTGAGGAGCGGGGTGGCACCCACCACCGGGATGCGCCGGCTGTTGCCGGTGCGGCCGGCGGCCACCAGGTGCTGGAGGCCGCTGTTCTCGGCGGTGTGCCGCAGCAGGGAACGGATGAGCGCCATGAAGAGCGCGGCTCCGACCCCCTTGTCACAGACGTCGGCGACGACGAAGGCCAGGCGCCTGCCGCGGGAGAGCTCGAAGACGTCGTAGAAGTCCCCGGCGACCTGCCGGGCGGGCCGGAAGCACACGTCGATCTCCCAGCCCTCCGGGACCGGCAGCGATTCCGGCAGGAAGCCGGCCTGGATCTCCCGGCCGATCTCCAACTCCTTCTCATAGCCCATCAGTTCGGCGCGGGCGTCGGCTTCGCGCAGGGTGCGGCCGAGTCCGGCGCGCTCCGAGCAGCTGTGCAGCCGGGCCCCGACGAGGGCGGGCAGGAAGGGGGGTACGAGGTAGTCGTGGCCGATCCGGACATGTTCCTCCAGGGCGGCGAACTCCGTCACGGTCCAGACGACCACGATGGGGGCACCGCCCCAGCGGCGCAGTCGGCGTACGACGGTCCGCACGGACTCCCCGTCGGCCTGGGCCGGGGCGAGCAGCACGTCCGCTTCGGGCAGCTCCTCCAGTGGGCCGGCCAGCAGTTCGGCCAGCGTACGCGGGACGAGTTCCGCACCCATCTCCTCCAGCGCTCCGAGGAGTTCGAGGGGAGGTGGCGGGTACTGGTCGAGGATGATCACGGTAGTGGAGGGCATGGGTCCGTCCCCTCAGCCATCACAGTCAGCGTGCTGATGTTGCGGCCGTCCCTGCGTACGTAGTCGAACTCGTCCACGCTGGTCAGTGCGAGGTGGATGCCGAGTCCGCCGATCCGGCGCCGCTCGGGAGCGGTGTGCGGTTCGGGCGGCAGTCTCCCCTGAACGGGGTCGAAGGCCGGGGCGTGGTCCTCGATGCGGATCCGTACCCGGCCCGGCCCGGAGCGGCCCCGGACGGTGATCCGTCCGTCGCCGCCCCGGTACCCGTGCATCACGATGTTGGTGGCCAGCTCGTCCACGGCCAGCCGGATCCGGTACGAGGCGCCCTTGCCCAGGCCCGCGCTCCCGGCCAGCCGCCGGACGAGCGCGGCGATGTCGCCCAGTGCCCCCAGGGTGGCGGGCACTTCCAGCTCGGCGGACATCCTTTCCGTCGTGACCGCCTCGTCCATCGGACTCAGTCGTCGGAGAGCACGATGCTGCGGTCGAGCCCGGCCGTCCGGATGGTCCGGGCGACGGGCTCGATGGCGCCGACCACCTTGATGGTGACGTGCTCCCCCACCTTCTGCTGGGCGAAGACCAGGGAGCGCAGTCCGGCGCTGGCCATGTAGCCGACCCCGGCCATGCGGATCTCGACGGTGCTAGTGCCGTGGCCGGCGGCCTTCTCGATGGTCTGGTGGAAGTCCGGCGCGGTCTTGGCGTCCAGTTCGCCGTCCAGCTCGATCACGGTGGTGTCGCCCTCGATGCTCAGGGACACGGAAAGCGGCATGTCAGGTCTCCTTCGGTGCGTGGGCTAGAGATCGGCGTCGGGCGTGCGGCCGACCAGGATCACGACGGAGCGCGGACCGATCAGGTACTTGCCGGCGTTCTCCAGTTCGACTTCGGCGCCGGGGGTGCGGATGTCGTACGGGGCCTCGGCCCCGGTGTCCGCGAAGAGGTGCCAGCTGCGGCCGCCCGGGAGGGCGGGCAGTTCCAGGTCGTGCGCCTCCCAGTGGGAGTTCATGGCCGCGTACACCACGTCGTCGTCACCGGTGCCGCAGCGGGCCACCGCGAGCAGTCGGCTCTCCGCCGACCAGTCGGGCTGCCAGGCCCGCTCCCCGTGCCAGCTGATGTCGGGCAGCCCGAGGCTGTCGCGGAGCTGTCCGGTGGGGTGGGAGGTGGAGCGCAGTTCGCGGTGGTGCTTGCGGAAGGCGATCATCTCCCGCGTGAACCGAAGCAGTTCGGAGTTCTCGTCGACCTGGCTCCAGTCGAACCAGGACAGTTCGTTGTCCTGGCAGTACGTGTTGTTGTTGCCCTGCTGGGTGCGCGCCACCTCGTCGCCGGACAGCAGCATCGGGATGCCCTGACTGGTGAAGAGGATGGCCAGGGCGTTCTTCATCTGGCGCAGCCGCAGCGCGTTGACCTCGGGATCGTCGGTCGGTCCCTCGGCCCCGCAGTTCCAGCTGGCGTTGTCGTTGCCGCCGTCGTTGTTGCCCTCACCGTTGGCATCGTTGTGCTTGTCGTTGTACGAGACCAGGTCGGCCAGGCTGAAACCGTCGTGCGCGGTCAGGAAGTTGACCGACGCCGAGGTCCCGCGGGTGGAGTAGAGGTCGGGCGATCCCGCGACGCGGGTGGCGAGTTCCCCGGTGATCCCGGGGTCGCCCTTGAGGAAGCTGCGTACGGTGTCGCGGTACTTGCCGTTCCACTCCGCCCAGCGGCCGTACGCCGGGAAGTTGCCGACCTCGTAGAGGCCGCCGGCGTCCCAGGCCTCGGCGATGAGCTTGGTGTGCCGCAGGACCGGGTCGTAGGCGAGCAGTTCCAACAGCGGCGGGTTGGGCAGCGGAGTGCCGTCCGCGGAGCGGCCGAGGATGGCCGCGAGGTCGAAGCGGAACCCGTCGATGTGATAGTCGGCGACCCAGTGGCGCAGGCAGTCGAGGACGAAGTTGCGCACGACGGGGTGGTTGCAGTTGACGGTGTTGCCGGTGCCGCTGAAGTTGAAGTAGTACCCCTCGGGCGTGAGCATGTAGTACGTGGCGTTGTCGAGCCCCTTGAAGGAGATGGTGGGGCCCTGCTCGTTGCCCTCCGCCGTGTGGTTGAAGACCACGTCGAGGATGACCTCGATGCCGGCCGCGTGCAGGTCCTTGATCAGGGTGCGGAACTCGTCGCCCTGCATGCCGTAGCGTCCGGTGGCCGCGTAGCCGGCCTTGGGGGCGAAGAAGGAGACGGTGTTGTAGCCCCAGTAGTCGAAGAGCTGCTCGCCCGTCTCCGGGTTGTGCCGCGGGTTGTCGCTCTCGTCGAACTCGAACACCGGCAGCAGTTCGATGCAGTTGATCCCGAGTTCCTTCAGGTACGGGATCTTCTCCCGCAGCCCCGCGAAGGTGCCGGGGGCCGTGACCTGCGAGGAGGGGTGCCGGGTGAAGCCGCGCACGTGGGTCTCGTACACCACGAGGTCCTCGGCGGGGATGCCCAGCGGGGTGTCGTCGCCCCAGTCGAAGTCCTGGAGGCAGACGCGGGAGCGGTACTGGTAGCCGCGGCTGCGGTCCGGCTCGACGCCCCACACGTCACGGCCCGCGATCAGCCGGGCGTAGGGGTCCGAGAGCACCTGGCGGGCGTCGAAGCGGTGGCCGGTGACGGGGTCGTACGGTCCGTCGGCCCGGTACCCGTACTCGATGTTCTCGTGATCGAGGCCGAAGACCGTCATGGCGAAGACGCTGCCGGTGCGGAATTCCTGGGGGAACTCCAGTTCGGCCATCGGCTCGGGCTCTCCGCGCTTGTAGATGACCAGGGTCATGGAGGTGGCCTGGTCGGAGAAGACGGAGAAGCTGACCCCGCCGGGGACCACGTTGGCCCCGAAGGGGAACGGTTTGCCGGCGCGGACGCGGTACCCGCCCACCTCGTGGGTCGGGTACGCGTCGACGCGCAGCACCTGTTCGGACGACGACTCGCTCATCGCGCGGCCCTGGCGACTGGCTTCGCGGCGGCCTTGGCGGCCGTCTTGGCGGCGGCCGCCTCGGCCTCGCCCGTGGAGAAGAAGTCGAGGAAGCCGGTGGCCGACATGACGAACCGGACTTCCTCGCTCACCCCGTAGAGGGTGACGGCGACCCCGGCGTGCTGGGCCTCGCGGTAGACGACGAGCAGGGTGCGCAGCCCGGCGCTGGAGACGTAGGTGACGGCCGTCAGGTCGATGCGCAGCGGCCGGCCCTCGCGGACCAGCGGCAGCAGCGTCTGCAGCAGCGATCCGGAGGTCTCACTGTTGATCTCGCCGATGGCGACGAGTACGGTGCCCGCCTTGTTGCGGCGTTCCTTCACGTTCAGGGTCATTGCATTCCCCTCTGAGTGGGGCGCCCCCGTTGAGCGCTACTGGGCGGTCGGGCGCAGCCGGACCTTGACCTTGACCCGGCCCTGGACGTCGGGCAGCCGGACGGTGAGTCCGTCGGCGTCGAAGTCCGTGTACGGCTTCTCGTCGATCTCGACGGACGCGATCCGCACCGAGCCGGCGGGGAGCAGGTCGGGCGAGACGCGCAGCACGCGGTCGGGCAGGTTCGTCGGGTCGGGCTGGAAGTGGAAGTCCATCTCCCGGCCGTTGATGAGCAGGTTGTTGTAGACGGCGGACAGGTAGCAGAGCTCCGCCGAGTGGTACATGGACATCGAGTGGCTGCCCTTGAGCCGCTCGGTCCCGAGCAGGTACGGGGTCCCGCTCGCGAGGACGTTGAAGTAGACGGCACCCTCGTCGTGGTCGAGGAAGAAGGTGTTGTAGAAGGCCTCCGCCTGCCGGGCCTCGCGCAGGAAGCCGTCACCGCCGACGGTGCCGTTCAGGATGAGGTAGGCGAGGATCGCCTGCTCCTGCTGCCACCAGGCCTTGCGGTCGTGCCAGGCGAAACGATACGCCTCCTCGTCCCCGGACTTGACGCGCTCGACCACGTCGTACCAGCCTCCGCGCTGCACGTCGCTGCCGACGGCCGGCATGATCTCGCCGATCTTGCGGGCGAGCTCCTCGTAGGCCGGCTTGGCCTTCAGCGAGTTCATCCGCATCAGGTTCCAGGCGATCTTGAGGTTGTGGCCGACGACCGCGCGGTTCTGCTGCCAGCTGTGCGCGGTGTCGTGGGACCAGTCGCGGAAGAAGCGCTCCTGGACGAAGGGGCTGTTCTTGTAGTCCGGGAACTTGTCCGCGATCGTGTCGAAGGTGTACTCGAGGAAGTCGGCGTAGCTCTGCTCGCCGGTCGCCAGGTACAGGTTGATCAGGTACGCGGGCGCGTGGTCGCCGACCGAGTTCCAGTTCTTGCGCTCCGCGTTCTCCCCGAGGGACTCGTGGTCGGCGCTGAAGAGGATCGGGTCGATGTGCGAGTAGTAGCCGCCCTGCTCCGGGTCCTTGAAGAACTTGTCGAACAGCCGGATCGTGGCGTCCGCGTCGTTCTTGATCCGGATGTCGCCGGTGACCCGGTAGGTCTGGATCGGGCCGGCCAGCGCGTAGATCTGCTCGTACATCGGGATCGCGTCGTAGTCGTCGGAGAACTCCGAGGTGAACAGTTTGCGTTCGCTGTCCCCGTCGACGCTGATGCCGTGGTACCAGAAGACCACGTCCTCCTCGCTGTCCACGACGCGCATGTGCTTGCGCAGGTACTCGGTGCCGCGCTCGGCGACCTCCAGGTACTCGTCCTTGCCGGTCAGCAGGTAGGCCGAGGCCATGCCGTAGACCAGGCGGGAGATCGTGTCGGTCTCCTGGACATGACTGGCGGTCTTGTCACCGCCGAGCCGGACCTCGGTGCGGTACTCGGTGAAGTCCACCGGCCCGTCGCCGAACTGCGCCCGCTTGTAGAAGTCGGCCAGCGACTCGATCTGCTTGATCCACCAGCTGGGCTCCTCGAAGCGGTAGTCCTCGGCCCCGCGGCCCAGGAACACCAGGCGCTTGGCCTCGAAGCGGCCGCCCTGCTCGGGGTAGTGCACCCCGTAGACGTAGAGGAACCGTCCCGGCGAGAGCATCTCGTCGATGTGCCCGGAGGCGTCGATGTACGGCTCGTCCAGGTTGCGGACCAGCTCGGCGCTGGGGTCCCCGGCCAGGGAGACGTCGAACTCGCGGCCGTCCGAGGTCTTCAGCCTCAGCAGCCGGGTTCCGGAGTCGAAGCGGCCGACGTAGCCGGCGATCGTGTCGGAGAAGGAGAAGCTCACGGCGTCCGCCATGTCATGCACCGTCCTTGTCGTGTTGACCGTGTTCGTCCTCGAATCCCTGGCTGACTTCGACGATCACCCCGTCGGGATCGCGGACCCACACGGTCCGCCAGCCGCAGATGAAATCGTCGAAGTCCAGTGGCCCCAGGGTCACTTCGGCCGCTTCGCCGAGCGTGGCCAGGAAGCCGTCCACGCTGTCGGTCTGGAAGGCCAGGTGGCGCATCCGGCCCGGTGCCGCCGGCCCGTCGTGCTGGGCCGTCTCGGCCGGCTCGGTGCCCGCCGCGAAGAGCTCCAGGTACACGTCCCCCTGGCGGAGGAAGATGATCTGTGCGTCTCCGAGGTCGACCACCCGGGCCCGGGTGAAGCCGAAGTACCGGGTGTAGAAGTCCTCGGTGGTCTTCTGGTCGGCGCAGTTCAGGCCCACGTGCGACCAGACCATCGGGGCCATCAGCCGGTGCCCCGGCGGCTCTGGTCCCCCTTGGCCCGCGTGCCCCGGTCGGCGGCGATCAGCTCGATGATCCGGCGGGCGAACAGGTGGTGGTGGGCCCCGGTGCGGCCGGTGACCAGGTCGCCGTCGACGACCACGTCCTCGTCCACGTACTCGCCGCCCATGTTCCGGACGTCACCGATGAGGTTGTTGTGGCAGACGACCTTGCGGCCGCGCACCTTGTCCGGGATCGAGGCGGCCAGCCACATGCCGTGGCAGATGATCCCCTTGAGGACCGTCGGCTCCTCGAAGGCCCGGCGCAGCAGCTCCGTCGCCGGGGCCAGCACGTCCACGTCCTCGGTGTAGCGCAGCCGGTCGGCCACCATGCCCGAGGGCACGATGATCGCCGAGTAGCGCCGCAGGTCCTCGTCGCTCAGCCCCTCCAGGGACTGGGTCGCGGTGAACGGCGCCCGGTACTCGTGCCCGGAGAAGGTGATGGAGTCGTTGCCCCACAGCCGGGTCAGGAAGTCGACCTCGGCGCCCTCCTCCGCGAACCGGTGGCCGTAGTAGAAGATCTCCGGCTCGTAGAAGTCGCTCTCGACCAGGACCGCGATCCGGGTTCCGGTCAACGCACCCTCGCGCAGGACCACATCAGGCACGGGACACCCCCTTCAGGAAGTCCGCCGCGCGCTCGGCGATCATCGCGATGGCGGTGTGGCAGTTGCCCGACGGGACGGCGGGCATCACGCTCGCGTCGACGACGCGCAGGTTCCGTACGCCGTGCACC contains:
- a CDS encoding MinD/ParA family ATP-binding protein; the encoded protein is MTRTIVVHSYRGGTGKSSVLANLALLLAGEGRRVGVIDTDIQSPTLDLLFRLRPGPSLADYLLGRCEIEAAAQEVATSCGRSLYVVPARTGTAALRELMTTGYDVGLLPEGFDRLAVTHSLDVLLLDTHAGLNNESVTAMASADVLLIMARADRVDLLGVEETIALTGRLACRRTLVMSMAPEGIDREAARRRAEEVYRTPLAGILPYVPEMAALYGERIFSEAHPDHPLVGEFRTIISALDARDEVSRAWRLPLTPLAGGVLNRQRIQTDQGEES
- a CDS encoding PP2C family protein-serine/threonine phosphatase — protein: MPSTTVIILDQYPPPPLELLGALEEMGAELVPRTLAELLAGPLEELPEADVLLAPAQADGESVRTVVRRLRRWGGAPIVVVWTVTEFAALEEHVRIGHDYLVPPFLPALVGARLHSCSERAGLGRTLREADARAELMGYEKELEIGREIQAGFLPESLPVPEGWEIDVCFRPARQVAGDFYDVFELSRGRRLAFVVADVCDKGVGAALFMALIRSLLRHTAENSGLQHLVAAGRTGNSRRIPVVGATPLLNAVTATNGYLTRNHLRQGYFATLFFGVLDPLTGSLVYINGGHNPPLLLDADGGEPRALEVTGPAVGVLPDCVYTLGYAQLDPGDTLFVFTDGVPEARCPSGGFLGDERMLQLLSGPPVSGREVVDRMDTAVREHTGTAEQHDDVTMLALHRPRAARGPHAGGADRQVVA
- a CDS encoding ATP-binding protein, whose amino-acid sequence is MSAELEVPATLGALGDIAALVRRLAGSAGLGKGASYRIRLAVDELATNIVMHGYRGGDGRITVRGRSGPGRVRIRIEDHAPAFDPVQGRLPPEPHTAPERRRIGGLGIHLALTSVDEFDYVRRDGRNISTLTVMAEGTDPCPPLP
- a CDS encoding STAS domain-containing protein gives rise to the protein MPLSVSLSIEGDTTVIELDGELDAKTAPDFHQTIEKAAGHGTSTVEIRMAGVGYMASAGLRSLVFAQQKVGEHVTIKVVGAIEPVARTIRTAGLDRSIVLSDD
- the glgX gene encoding glycogen debranching protein GlgX, encoding MSESSSEQVLRVDAYPTHEVGGYRVRAGKPFPFGANVVPGGVSFSVFSDQATSMTLVIYKRGEPEPMAELEFPQEFRTGSVFAMTVFGLDHENIEYGYRADGPYDPVTGHRFDARQVLSDPYARLIAGRDVWGVEPDRSRGYQYRSRVCLQDFDWGDDTPLGIPAEDLVVYETHVRGFTRHPSSQVTAPGTFAGLREKIPYLKELGINCIELLPVFEFDESDNPRHNPETGEQLFDYWGYNTVSFFAPKAGYAATGRYGMQGDEFRTLIKDLHAAGIEVILDVVFNHTAEGNEQGPTISFKGLDNATYYMLTPEGYYFNFSGTGNTVNCNHPVVRNFVLDCLRHWVADYHIDGFRFDLAAILGRSADGTPLPNPPLLELLAYDPVLRHTKLIAEAWDAGGLYEVGNFPAYGRWAEWNGKYRDTVRSFLKGDPGITGELATRVAGSPDLYSTRGTSASVNFLTAHDGFSLADLVSYNDKHNDANGEGNNDGGNDNASWNCGAEGPTDDPEVNALRLRQMKNALAILFTSQGIPMLLSGDEVARTQQGNNNTYCQDNELSWFDWSQVDENSELLRFTREMIAFRKHHRELRSTSHPTGQLRDSLGLPDISWHGERAWQPDWSAESRLLAVARCGTGDDDVVYAAMNSHWEAHDLELPALPGGRSWHLFADTGAEAPYDIRTPGAEVELENAGKYLIGPRSVVILVGRTPDADL
- a CDS encoding STAS domain-containing protein — translated: MTLNVKERRNKAGTVLVAIGEINSETSGSLLQTLLPLVREGRPLRIDLTAVTYVSSAGLRTLLVVYREAQHAGVAVTLYGVSEEVRFVMSATGFLDFFSTGEAEAAAAKTAAKAAAKPVARAAR
- a CDS encoding AGE family epimerase/isomerase produces the protein MADAVSFSFSDTIAGYVGRFDSGTRLLRLKTSDGREFDVSLAGDPSAELVRNLDEPYIDASGHIDEMLSPGRFLYVYGVHYPEQGGRFEAKRLVFLGRGAEDYRFEEPSWWIKQIESLADFYKRAQFGDGPVDFTEYRTEVRLGGDKTASHVQETDTISRLVYGMASAYLLTGKDEYLEVAERGTEYLRKHMRVVDSEEDVVFWYHGISVDGDSERKLFTSEFSDDYDAIPMYEQIYALAGPIQTYRVTGDIRIKNDADATIRLFDKFFKDPEQGGYYSHIDPILFSADHESLGENAERKNWNSVGDHAPAYLINLYLATGEQSYADFLEYTFDTIADKFPDYKNSPFVQERFFRDWSHDTAHSWQQNRAVVGHNLKIAWNLMRMNSLKAKPAYEELARKIGEIMPAVGSDVQRGGWYDVVERVKSGDEEAYRFAWHDRKAWWQQEQAILAYLILNGTVGGDGFLREARQAEAFYNTFFLDHDEGAVYFNVLASGTPYLLGTERLKGSHSMSMYHSAELCYLSAVYNNLLINGREMDFHFQPDPTNLPDRVLRVSPDLLPAGSVRIASVEIDEKPYTDFDADGLTVRLPDVQGRVKVKVRLRPTAQ
- a CDS encoding VOC family protein gives rise to the protein MAPMVWSHVGLNCADQKTTEDFYTRYFGFTRARVVDLGDAQIIFLRQGDVYLELFAAGTEPAETAQHDGPAAPGRMRHLAFQTDSVDGFLATLGEAAEVTLGPLDFDDFICGWRTVWVRDPDGVIVEVSQGFEDEHGQHDKDGA
- a CDS encoding DJ-1/PfpI family protein, translated to MPDVVLREGALTGTRIAVLVESDFYEPEIFYYGHRFAEEGAEVDFLTRLWGNDSITFSGHEYRAPFTATQSLEGLSDEDLRRYSAIIVPSGMVADRLRYTEDVDVLAPATELLRRAFEEPTVLKGIICHGMWLAASIPDKVRGRKVVCHNNLIGDVRNMGGEYVDEDVVVDGDLVTGRTGAHHHLFARRIIELIAADRGTRAKGDQSRRGTG